One region of Oxalobacteraceae bacterium OTU3CAMAD1 genomic DNA includes:
- a CDS encoding alginate lyase family protein — translation MERRTFCAGSLSLAALGPLALAGCGGGSADTAEPAAGAPRLLSGGTVVGTQAARVFKHPGLLHTEADFDRMRAKVAAGAQPWIDGWNKLLTTGRSHLGNNPRPLTTVVRGGDGQNFAQLYIDTARAYQIAVRWKVTNDVAYANKAIQYLNEWSAALTSITGNADRFLAAGIYGYQFANAAEIMRTYEGWAPADLARFQNMMLTVFYPMNHHFLTVHNGADITNYWANWDQCNMASILAIGVLCDRQDLYDEAISYYKTGAGNGASNQAVRFIHPGYLGQWQESARDQGHTTLGIGLAGVFCEMAWNQGDDLYGYDNNRFLAGAEYVAKSNLADANNDLYYTAMPFDPYTNKHGTGLGISPAGLPATRVVWEMVRNHYVNRLGLAAPYVTMMTKKIGPEGDGGNGDQLGLGTLTFSRDPIAAGAAPSGLTARLVGGKVELSWWGSAYATGYTVKRATTVGGPYTTVASGINDLLTFTDSGMAPGAYYYVVTAATPSGESAPSNEAKADTALTLLTRVGAFSFNGVDEYLVLPVGIASGLADFTIAVKVYWNAARDWERVFDFGNGMRQYLFLTPRAARGGLSFTISNNGGYGSQTVSTPTPLATGRWVHVAVTLSGSTATLYVNGGAVGTNTAMTRAPFRLDSTESNWLGRSQYPADPYFNGKVDDFRIYNGAMTAEQVAALAAA, via the coding sequence TTGGAACGTAGAACTTTTTGTGCAGGCTCGCTCAGCTTGGCCGCCCTTGGCCCCCTGGCGCTGGCCGGTTGCGGCGGCGGCTCGGCCGACACCGCCGAACCAGCCGCCGGCGCGCCCCGCCTGCTGTCCGGCGGCACGGTTGTCGGCACCCAGGCCGCCCGCGTCTTCAAGCATCCCGGCCTGCTGCACACCGAGGCCGACTTCGACCGCATGCGCGCCAAGGTTGCCGCTGGCGCGCAACCTTGGATCGACGGCTGGAACAAGCTGCTCACCACCGGCCGCTCGCATCTGGGCAACAATCCGCGTCCGCTGACGACCGTGGTGCGCGGCGGCGACGGCCAGAACTTCGCCCAGCTGTACATCGACACCGCCCGCGCCTATCAGATCGCGGTACGGTGGAAAGTCACCAACGACGTCGCCTACGCCAACAAGGCGATCCAGTACCTGAACGAATGGTCGGCCGCGCTGACGAGCATCACCGGCAATGCCGACCGCTTCCTGGCGGCTGGCATCTACGGCTACCAGTTCGCCAACGCCGCCGAGATCATGCGCACCTACGAGGGCTGGGCGCCGGCCGACCTGGCCCGCTTCCAGAACATGATGCTGACGGTGTTCTATCCGATGAACCACCATTTCCTGACGGTTCACAACGGCGCCGACATCACCAACTACTGGGCCAACTGGGATCAATGCAATATGGCTTCTATCCTGGCCATCGGCGTGCTGTGCGACCGCCAGGACCTGTACGACGAGGCCATCAGCTACTACAAGACCGGCGCGGGCAACGGCGCCTCCAACCAGGCGGTGCGCTTCATCCATCCGGGCTATCTGGGCCAATGGCAGGAAAGCGCGCGCGACCAGGGCCACACCACCCTGGGCATCGGCCTGGCCGGCGTCTTTTGCGAGATGGCGTGGAACCAGGGCGACGACCTGTACGGCTACGACAACAACCGCTTCCTGGCCGGCGCCGAGTACGTGGCCAAGTCCAACCTCGCCGACGCCAACAATGACCTGTACTACACCGCCATGCCGTTCGATCCCTACACCAACAAGCATGGCACCGGCCTGGGGATCTCCCCCGCCGGCCTGCCGGCCACGCGGGTGGTGTGGGAAATGGTGCGCAACCACTACGTCAACCGGCTCGGCTTGGCCGCGCCCTACGTCACGATGATGACGAAAAAGATCGGACCCGAGGGCGATGGCGGCAACGGCGACCAGCTCGGCCTCGGCACCTTGACCTTCTCGCGCGATCCGATCGCCGCCGGCGCCGCGCCAAGCGGGCTGACCGCGCGCCTGGTCGGCGGCAAGGTCGAGCTGTCGTGGTGGGGTTCGGCCTACGCCACCGGCTACACGGTCAAGCGCGCCACCACGGTCGGCGGACCTTACACCACCGTGGCCAGCGGCATCAACGACCTGCTGACGTTCACCGACAGCGGCATGGCCCCCGGCGCCTATTATTATGTGGTCACGGCGGCCACGCCGAGCGGCGAAAGCGCGCCGTCCAACGAGGCAAAAGCGGACACGGCGCTGACCCTGCTGACCCGGGTGGGGGCGTTCAGCTTCAACGGCGTCGACGAGTACCTCGTCCTGCCGGTCGGCATCGCCTCCGGCCTGGCCGACTTCACCATCGCCGTCAAGGTGTACTGGAACGCGGCGCGCGACTGGGAACGGGTGTTCGACTTCGGCAACGGCATGCGGCAGTACCTGTTCCTGACGCCGCGCGCGGCACGCGGCGGCTTGTCGTTCACGATCTCCAACAACGGCGGCTACGGCAGCCAGACGGTGTCGACGCCAACGCCGCTGGCGACGGGACGGTGGGTGCATGTGGCGGTGACGTTGTCGGGCTCGACCGCCACCTTGTACGTCAACGGCGGCGCGGTCGGCACCAACACCGCCATGACGCGCGCCCCGTTCCGCCTCGATAGCACCGAGAGCAACTGGCTCGGCCGCTCGCAGTATCCGGCTGATCCCTACTTCAACGGCAAGGTGGACGACTTCCGCATCTACAACGGCGCCATGACGGCGGAACAGGTGGCCGCGCTGGCGGCCGCATAA
- the acnA gene encoding aconitate hydratase AcnA, with the protein MSRNTLNTLKDFNISGKKAKFYSLPALEKSLGAKISRLPVSIRVVLESVLRNCDGKKVTEEHIKQLANWSPTGERTDEIPFVVARVVLQDFTGVPLLADLAAMRNVAYKMGINAKKIEPLVPVDLVVDHSVTIDHFREPGALDLNMKLEFSRNNERYQFMKWGMQAFDTFGVVPPGFGIVHQVNLEYLARGVHKDAAGVYYPDSLVGTDSHTTMINGIGVVGWGVGGIEAEAGMLGQPVYFLTPDVIGVNLTGVLREGCTATDLVLTITELLRKEKVVGKFVEFFGEGTETLSVTDRATIANMAPEYGATMGFFPVDDATIEYFEGTGRTKAEIDAFAAYFKAQGMYGVSKAGDIDYTRVVELNLTTVTPSLAGPKRPQDRIEIGNVKNNFTELFSKPTTENGFNKKPEDLTKTYTTTNGVDVKNGDVLIAAITSCTNTSNPSVLLAAGLLAKKAVEAGLTVAPHIKSSLAPGSRVVTEYLTAAGLLPYLEQLGFGVTAYGCTTCIGNAGDLTPELNAAITSNDIVASAVLSGNRNFEARIHPNIRSNFLASPPLVVAYAIAGNMTVDLMTQPVGKGTNGKDVYLGDIWPTSKEIAKLMKFAMNSKVFKTNYADVKGNPGKLWEHVSTTEGQVYNWPASTYIAEPPFFEGFEMTPKAVATGIEGARALGVFGDSITTDHISPAGSIKEDGPAGKWLLANGVLKADFNSYGSRRGNHEIMMRGTFANVRIKNKMIPPKADGSAVEGGITIHQPSGEQLSIYDAAMKYVAEGTPTMVFGGEEYGTGSSRDWAAKGTQLLGVKAVIVRSFERIHRSNLVGMGVLPLQFIGTDSVESLGITGKETYDLKGLEGEIKPQQLATLVIHRADGSSQEVKVLLRIDTPIEVDYYKHGGILPFVLRQLLAA; encoded by the coding sequence ATGTCCCGCAACACTCTGAACACGCTTAAGGATTTCAACATTTCGGGCAAGAAGGCGAAGTTCTATTCGCTGCCTGCACTGGAGAAGAGCCTGGGCGCCAAAATCTCCCGCCTGCCGGTATCGATCCGTGTTGTGCTGGAATCCGTGCTGCGCAACTGCGACGGTAAGAAAGTCACCGAAGAGCACATCAAGCAGCTGGCCAACTGGAGCCCGACCGGCGAGCGCACCGACGAGATCCCGTTCGTCGTCGCCCGCGTGGTGCTGCAGGACTTCACCGGCGTGCCGCTGCTGGCCGACCTGGCCGCGATGCGCAACGTCGCCTACAAAATGGGTATCAACGCCAAGAAAATCGAACCACTGGTCCCTGTCGACCTGGTGGTCGACCACTCGGTCACCATCGACCACTTCCGCGAGCCTGGCGCGCTGGACCTGAACATGAAGCTGGAATTCTCGCGTAACAACGAGCGCTACCAGTTCATGAAATGGGGCATGCAAGCGTTCGACACCTTCGGCGTGGTGCCGCCGGGCTTCGGCATCGTCCACCAGGTCAACCTGGAATACCTGGCGCGCGGCGTGCACAAAGACGCGGCCGGCGTGTACTACCCTGATTCGCTGGTCGGCACCGACTCGCACACCACCATGATCAACGGCATCGGCGTGGTCGGCTGGGGCGTGGGCGGCATCGAGGCGGAAGCCGGCATGCTGGGCCAGCCGGTCTACTTCCTGACCCCGGACGTCATCGGCGTCAACCTGACCGGCGTGCTGCGCGAAGGCTGCACCGCGACCGATCTGGTGCTGACCATCACCGAACTGCTGCGCAAGGAAAAAGTCGTCGGCAAGTTCGTCGAGTTCTTCGGCGAAGGCACCGAGACGCTGTCGGTCACCGACCGCGCCACCATCGCCAACATGGCGCCTGAATACGGCGCGACGATGGGCTTCTTCCCGGTCGACGACGCCACCATCGAATACTTCGAAGGCACCGGCCGCACCAAGGCGGAAATCGACGCCTTCGCCGCCTACTTCAAGGCGCAGGGCATGTACGGCGTATCGAAAGCCGGCGACATCGACTACACCCGCGTGGTAGAACTGAACCTGACGACCGTCACGCCATCGCTGGCCGGCCCTAAGCGTCCACAGGACCGTATCGAAATCGGCAACGTGAAAAACAACTTCACCGAACTGTTCTCGAAACCGACCACCGAAAACGGCTTCAACAAAAAGCCGGAAGACCTGACCAAGACCTACACCACCACCAACGGCGTGGACGTGAAGAACGGCGACGTGCTGATCGCCGCGATCACCTCGTGCACCAACACCTCGAACCCGAGCGTGCTGCTGGCCGCCGGCCTGCTGGCCAAGAAGGCCGTCGAAGCCGGCCTGACGGTCGCGCCGCACATCAAGTCGTCGCTGGCCCCTGGCTCGCGCGTGGTCACCGAGTACCTGACCGCCGCCGGCCTGCTGCCATACCTGGAGCAACTGGGCTTCGGCGTGACCGCCTACGGCTGCACCACCTGCATCGGTAACGCCGGCGACCTGACCCCGGAGCTGAACGCCGCCATCACCTCGAACGACATCGTCGCGTCGGCCGTGCTGTCCGGTAACCGTAACTTCGAAGCGCGGATCCACCCGAACATCCGTTCGAACTTCCTGGCCTCGCCACCGTTGGTCGTGGCCTACGCCATCGCCGGCAACATGACCGTCGACCTGATGACCCAGCCAGTCGGCAAGGGCACCAACGGCAAGGACGTGTACCTGGGCGACATCTGGCCGACTTCGAAAGAGATCGCCAAGCTGATGAAGTTCGCGATGAACTCGAAAGTGTTCAAGACCAACTACGCCGACGTCAAGGGCAACCCGGGCAAGCTGTGGGAGCACGTGTCGACCACCGAAGGCCAGGTGTACAACTGGCCGGCGTCGACCTACATCGCCGAGCCACCGTTCTTCGAAGGCTTCGAGATGACCCCGAAGGCGGTCGCCACCGGCATCGAAGGCGCGCGCGCCCTGGGCGTGTTCGGCGACTCGATCACCACCGACCACATCTCCCCTGCCGGCTCCATCAAGGAAGACGGTCCAGCGGGTAAATGGCTGCTGGCCAACGGCGTGCTGAAGGCGGACTTCAACTCCTACGGCTCGCGTCGCGGCAACCACGAGATCATGATGCGCGGCACCTTCGCCAACGTGCGTATCAAGAACAAGATGATCCCGCCAAAAGCGGACGGTTCGGCGGTCGAAGGCGGCATCACGATCCACCAGCCATCGGGCGAACAGCTGTCGATCTACGACGCGGCGATGAAGTATGTCGCCGAAGGCACCCCGACCATGGTGTTCGGCGGCGAAGAGTACGGCACCGGCTCGTCGCGCGACTGGGCGGCCAAAGGCACCCAGCTGCTGGGCGTGAAGGCCGTGATCGTGCGTTCGTTCGAACGTATCCACCGCTCCAACCTGGTCGGCATGGGCGTGCTGCCGCTGCAATTCATCGGCACCGACAGCGTCGAATCCTTGGGCATCACGGGCAAGGAAACCTACGACCTGAAGGGCCTGGAAGGCGAGATCAAGCCGCAACAGCTCGCAACGCTGGTCATCCACCGCGCCGACGGTTCGAGCCAGGAAGTCAAAGTGTTGTTGCGTATCGACACTCCAATCGAAGTCGATTACTACAAGCACGGCGGTATTCTGCCATTCGTGCTGCGTCAATTGCTGGCTGCGTAA
- a CDS encoding aldolase/citrate lyase family protein: MHPSEVLFQGNRQPLLLPACDHYAGSEKLMRKSIALQQELGPLFDITLDCEDGASAGNEAAHARLVAELLSSDDNKFNRIGARVHDVGSPFFAQDVEIICAAAQHLAYLVLPKVNGAQEVIAAIALINQHAAKAGRTDLPIHVLIETHGALRQAYDIAAIPQVQCLSFGIMDFISSHYGAIPGAAMRTPGQFTHPLVVRAKLEISAACHAHGKVPSHNVTTEIKDTAVAANDAQRAAAEFGYTRMWSIHPNQIKPIIKTFTPRLSEVNEAAAILLEAAAVQWGPIAQNGRLHDRASYRYYWTVLQRAKLAGLTLPESVAALMNPADHPLETN, from the coding sequence ATGCACCCATCCGAGGTTTTATTCCAGGGCAATCGCCAGCCGCTGCTGCTGCCGGCCTGCGACCACTACGCCGGCTCCGAAAAGCTGATGCGTAAATCGATCGCTCTGCAACAAGAACTTGGCCCGCTGTTCGATATCACGCTCGACTGCGAGGACGGCGCCAGCGCCGGCAACGAGGCCGCCCACGCGCGCCTGGTGGCCGAGCTGCTGAGCTCCGACGACAACAAATTCAACCGCATCGGCGCCCGCGTGCACGATGTCGGCAGCCCGTTCTTCGCCCAGGACGTCGAGATCATCTGCGCCGCCGCCCAGCACCTGGCCTACCTGGTGCTGCCGAAGGTTAACGGCGCGCAGGAAGTGATAGCCGCCATCGCGCTGATCAACCAGCACGCCGCCAAGGCCGGCCGCACAGATTTGCCGATCCACGTGCTGATCGAAACCCACGGCGCGCTGCGCCAGGCCTACGACATCGCCGCCATTCCACAGGTGCAGTGCCTGTCGTTCGGCATCATGGACTTCATTTCGTCGCACTACGGCGCCATTCCCGGCGCGGCCATGCGCACGCCGGGCCAGTTCACGCACCCGCTGGTGGTGCGCGCCAAACTGGAAATCTCGGCCGCCTGCCACGCGCACGGCAAGGTGCCGTCGCATAACGTCACCACCGAGATCAAGGACACGGCCGTCGCCGCCAACGACGCCCAGCGCGCCGCCGCCGAATTCGGCTACACGCGCATGTGGAGCATCCACCCGAACCAGATCAAGCCGATCATCAAGACCTTCACGCCGCGCCTCTCGGAAGTCAACGAGGCGGCCGCCATCCTGCTGGAGGCGGCGGCCGTGCAGTGGGGGCCGATCGCCCAGAACGGGCGCTTGCACGACCGCGCCAGCTACCGATATTATTGGACCGTTTTACAGCGCGCCAAACTGGCCGGGCTGACCTTGCCCGAGTCGGTGGCCGCGCTGATGAACCCCGCCGACCACCCACTGGAAACAAACTGA
- a CDS encoding malate dehydrogenase yields MAKTPMRVAVTGAAGQIGYALLFRIANGDMLGKDQPVILQLLEIADEKAQKALKGVMMEIDDCAFPLLTEMTAHSDPMTAFKDVDVAVLVGARPRGPGMERKDLLEANAQIFTVQGKALDAVASRNVKVLVVGNPANTNAYIAMKSAPSLPAKNFTAMLRLDHNRALSQVAAKTGTAVKDIEKLTVWGNHSPTMYADYRFATVNGKAVKDLINDQEWNANVFLPTVGKRGAAIIEARGLSSAASAANAAIDHVHDWMLGTNGKWTTMGVPSDGSYGIPEGTMFGFPVTTENGEYKIVQGLEIDAFSQERINLTLKELTEEREGVKHLLP; encoded by the coding sequence ATGGCTAAAACCCCAATGCGTGTTGCTGTCACCGGCGCCGCCGGTCAAATCGGTTACGCTCTGCTGTTCCGCATCGCCAATGGCGACATGCTCGGCAAAGACCAGCCGGTCATCCTGCAACTGCTGGAAATCGCCGACGAAAAGGCACAGAAAGCCCTCAAGGGCGTCATGATGGAAATCGACGATTGCGCTTTCCCGCTGCTGACCGAGATGACCGCCCACTCCGACCCGATGACCGCCTTCAAGGATGTCGACGTCGCCGTGCTGGTCGGCGCCCGTCCACGCGGCCCGGGCATGGAACGCAAAGACCTGCTGGAAGCGAACGCCCAGATCTTCACCGTGCAAGGCAAGGCGCTGGACGCCGTCGCTTCGCGCAACGTTAAAGTGCTGGTCGTCGGCAACCCTGCCAACACCAACGCCTACATCGCCATGAAATCGGCGCCGTCGCTGCCGGCCAAGAACTTCACCGCCATGCTGCGCCTGGACCACAACCGCGCCCTGTCGCAAGTGGCCGCCAAGACCGGCACCGCCGTGAAAGACATCGAGAAGCTGACCGTGTGGGGCAACCACTCGCCAACGATGTACGCCGACTACCGTTTCGCCACCGTCAACGGCAAGGCCGTCAAGGACCTGATCAACGACCAGGAATGGAACGCCAACGTGTTCCTGCCAACCGTCGGCAAGCGCGGCGCCGCCATCATCGAAGCGCGCGGCCTGTCGTCGGCCGCATCGGCCGCCAACGCCGCCATCGACCACGTGCACGACTGGATGCTGGGCACCAACGGCAAGTGGACCACCATGGGCGTTCCTTCGGATGGTTCGTACGGCATCCCTGAAGGCACCATGTTCGGCTTCCCTGTCACCACCGAAAACGGCGAATACAAAATCGTCCAGGGCCTGGAAATCGACGCCTTCTCGCAAGAGCGCATCAACCTGACCCTGAAAGAACTGACCGAAGAGCGCGAAGGCGTCAAGCACCTGCTGCCGTAA
- a CDS encoding GntR family transcriptional regulator — MNSVPPNPNSSSPASSAGGAAGSSAGSATSSPAASTTGAAGAPGLPAGSSPTFSPLYQQIKALITQSLQSGEWKPGELIPSEVELANRFKVSQGTVRKAIDELAAENLVMRKQGKGTFVATHHEARAHFRFLKLLPDEGVPHYPESKFIEVKRMRAPADVARLLDLKSGDAVIFIKRVQSFDSVPTIVEEMWLPGVTFKGLTAERLVEYKGPMYGLFESEFGTRMIRATEKIRAVCADAGVAALLHIAIDTPLLASERVSFTYGDKPVELRRGQYLTERHHYHNELN, encoded by the coding sequence ATGAATTCCGTCCCGCCCAATCCGAACAGCAGCAGCCCAGCCTCAAGTGCCGGTGGCGCAGCGGGATCGTCGGCGGGTTCGGCGACATCGTCGCCGGCCGCTTCCACGACAGGGGCGGCCGGTGCGCCAGGCCTGCCGGCCGGCAGTTCGCCGACATTCTCCCCACTTTACCAGCAAATCAAGGCGCTGATAACACAGAGCCTGCAATCGGGGGAATGGAAGCCGGGCGAGTTGATCCCCAGCGAGGTCGAGCTGGCCAACCGCTTCAAGGTCAGCCAGGGCACGGTGCGCAAGGCCATTGACGAGCTGGCCGCCGAGAACCTGGTCATGCGCAAGCAGGGCAAGGGCACCTTCGTCGCCACCCACCACGAGGCGCGCGCCCATTTCCGCTTCCTCAAGCTGCTGCCCGACGAGGGCGTCCCGCACTATCCTGAAAGTAAGTTCATCGAAGTCAAGCGCATGCGCGCCCCCGCCGACGTGGCGCGCCTGCTCGACCTGAAGTCCGGCGACGCCGTCATCTTCATCAAGCGGGTGCAATCGTTCGACAGCGTGCCCACCATCGTCGAGGAAATGTGGCTGCCCGGCGTGACGTTCAAGGGATTGACCGCCGAGCGGCTGGTCGAATACAAGGGCCCGATGTACGGGCTGTTCGAGTCCGAATTCGGCACCCGCATGATCCGGGCGACCGAAAAGATCCGCGCCGTGTGCGCCGACGCCGGCGTGGCCGCGCTGCTGCACATCGCCATCGACACGCCGCTGCTGGCGTCGGAGCGGGTGTCGTTCACCTATGGCGACAAGCCGGTGGAGTTGCGCCGGGGACAGTATCTGACTGAACGCCACCACTATCATAACGAACTCAACTGA
- the sdhC gene encoding succinate dehydrogenase, cytochrome b556 subunit, with amino-acid sequence MSEAVREVPKKERREFRNIHVTELLNYRQPLAAIVSILHRISGALMCLLLPFTLYLLQESLRSEISFAHYQGFITYPLVKLVILALCWGYFHHFCAGVRHLVMDTHIGLDKDSARNSSAAVLVISLVLTALVALKLFGVF; translated from the coding sequence ATGTCAGAAGCCGTAAGGGAAGTCCCTAAAAAAGAACGGCGGGAATTCCGTAATATCCATGTTACAGAATTGCTCAACTATCGCCAGCCCCTGGCCGCCATCGTCTCCATCCTGCACCGCATCAGCGGCGCGTTGATGTGCTTGCTGCTGCCATTCACGCTGTATTTGTTGCAAGAAAGCCTGCGTTCCGAGATTTCCTTCGCGCACTATCAAGGCTTCATCACCTATCCGCTGGTCAAGCTGGTCATCCTGGCGCTGTGCTGGGGCTACTTCCACCACTTCTGCGCTGGCGTACGCCACCTGGTGATGGACACCCACATCGGCCTGGACAAGGATTCGGCGCGTAATTCGTCGGCCGCCGTGCTGGTCATCAGCCTGGTCCTGACCGCGCTGGTCGCCCTGAAACTGTTTGGAGTGTTCTGA
- the sdhD gene encoding succinate dehydrogenase, hydrophobic membrane anchor protein, producing the protein MANNNIGPKRMVVGAHYGMKDWLAQRVTAVVMVLYTAILLIAFLTGQNFTYEGWAALFAQQWFKLISAVTLLGMFYHAWVGMRDIWMDYVKHVGIRLTLQMATVLWLIACAVWSVQILWSV; encoded by the coding sequence ATGGCTAACAATAACATCGGACCGAAGCGCATGGTCGTGGGCGCGCACTACGGCATGAAAGACTGGCTGGCGCAGCGCGTGACCGCCGTCGTCATGGTGCTCTACACCGCCATCCTGCTGATCGCCTTCCTGACCGGCCAGAACTTCACCTATGAAGGCTGGGCCGCGTTGTTCGCCCAGCAATGGTTCAAATTGATTTCCGCCGTGACCCTGCTCGGCATGTTCTATCACGCCTGGGTCGGCATGCGCGACATCTGGATGGACTACGTTAAACACGTTGGCATCCGCCTGACCCTGCAAATGGCCACCGTACTGTGGTTGATCGCATGTGCCGTATGGTCGGTACAGATACTCTGGAGTGTGTAA